The genomic segment ATCGCCCCTCACAAAGAAAAGCATCGACCGGTAAACGCGGAAACCGGGTACTAAAGGGATAATACCGATAACAATAAAAGAGGTCGCAGGAGTTTTTTGAATAACGGCAAAGAGTTCCGCGAGGAGACCGACCACTATCGCAGAAAGCAAATTTGCAAAAATATAGCTGACTTGCGGGATATCGAGAACTAATAATATTGTCCACCCGATTGCGCCGTTAACCGCGGCGAGCAACAATGTCCGCTTCTGAACATTAAAAAGGACGCCAAAACCGAGACAGCTGACAAAAGAGATTACGGTATGGGCATAGATCGGCATCACAGTCCTCCTAGAATCGAGTAGAGCATTAAAATACTGCCAACGCCGAATGCAATGGCAATTGCGACAAGAATCGCCTCTCCAATACGTGCAATACCGGAGAGTAAATCACCCGAAATAAAATCCCTAATTCCAGCGGTAAATGCAACACCGGGGACAAGAGCCAATGCCGCACCGACGATAATATTGTCAAGATTGTCAACTAATTTAATTTCAAAAGAGATAATGGAAATAATTCCCACAAACATACTTGCAACAAAATTGCCGGTAAAAACAGTACGAGAACGCACCATTATTTTATCACTGATAAAAACAGCAATATATGAAGCAAAAAATGCTGCGACAAAATCCCCGAATTTTCCGCCTACTAAGACCGCAAAAAGACCGCATCCGATACCGGCAGCAAATAGCAAAAATGGATACGAATAGCCTTTGTATTCATCTATCTTGCGTAAATAGTCCATCGCTTCGGATATGTCAACAGTACCTTCCACAAATTTACGGGAAAAATCGCTGACAAGTGTAATTTTAGTGATATTATTACTTCGCTTTGTGATGTTCTTTGTATAAAGTACGTTTTCCCCCTCGCCTTTTGCGATAAAGAGAATGGTGGGAGTAACAAAGGGGGTAACATCGTGTACCCCGCCCGCTTCACTTATCCGCATAATCGTTTCTTCGGCACGGTACATTTCCGCACCATTGCGCACGAGCAGTTCTCCGGCGTAGAGCGCTATCTGCATTACTAACGCATGCCGAGTAAGCATATTGTCTTTTCCGTAGATACAATATCCGATTGGGTATCCATAATAATTGCTGATTGTAATTCTTTTTAACTGTTATGGCAATAAGTTTAGTCAAGGTAAACGCATCAGGTATTTTTTGATATTCCCGCAGAATATTTGCAACTGGTCAAGCAGAGTTTCGCCGCGCTGCGTCTCAAATGCTTGCCCAATCTCAAATATTCTGCGATTTTAATCTACTCTACCTGATGCGTTTACTCTCCACACGAATAAACTGCGTAAAATTTTGGGCAAAATTTTACGCAAAGGTATTTATTTCAATATAACCCACGTTGATCCCGTCCCTCCGTCGCGTCCTTTGGGATGGCCTGTTTCTCCTGCATGGGTGTTTGTTTCCAAGAATTTTTGTACGAATCGCGCCAATACAGGTCCGTTTTGAGAATGATTCCCTTTACCGTGAATGATGAGTATTTTTTGATAATCCCTCCGTACGGAATCTTCGAAAAAAGTAACCAGCGCACCGTAAGCTTCTTCAAGCGTCATACCGTGTAAGTCGATTTCTGCCTGCGGACGCATTGTCCTCAACCGCCGTTTTTCGGCCTGATTATCAACCAGAGTAGTATTTTCAGAACTATTAGCATCTTTATCATAGACGCCATAACGCCTGAGCCAATAATCCATTAGATTGAGCGTTTGAGTATTTTCAACGGTATATGCTACTGCTACAGGATTTTTCGCCTCATTGCGCAGCCGTTTCTTTCCATAAGGATGTTGTGTTTGCGTTTCCCATTGATTCAGGATTTCTTCAAAATTCATAATTTCCCTCACAGGAATATAGATAATTGGTTAAACCATAAAATACAAAAAACGTTTCAACAATATTGAAATTTATCGATTTTTTATAAAGTTTCCATATTTGCCAAATAGATTCTTCCACCTTTTACTCCCCATGTTGTATATAAAAAAGAATCCATTTGCGCCGCCGCTTGCATAAAATCTACCGCATTGGTATTCCGTATATACCTGCAAAGCTCAGGTTCCGCCTCATTCATCGCCCGAAACCATGCAATCCGATTGTAATATTGTTGAAGAAAATCGCTACCTTGCTGGAGAAGATAGGCCATAAATTCATTTTGTAGCAGGTAGTTATCATCGGTGTTATATTGCAACGACGGATATATTTCAAAATAGCGGCGTAAAAACAGCACGGCACGCGGATCTGTCTGCCGAAAAACCTCCGTTACTCTATCGCGGAAACTTTCTTCCGTAAAATAAATACCATGGAGACATTCATGAGTAATAAACCGATAGCGGAGATAAGCCGAGGATTGGCGGCTTATAGATACGATGGCTCCCTCCCCCGCCTCAATCCCCTGTTCCGTTCGGATGATGACGCCGTTATGGAAAAGGATTGTCCGCAAATGTAATTCTGATTTGTTAAGCGGAAAATGTTTTTCTTCAGCTTTTTGAAAGAATGACGCAAGCGTTTTAGCTCTGTAGTCGTGGGCATTAAACCCATGAAAAGAAGCTATTTCTTCATCAAAAAGCAGTCTTCCCGTAAAGCCTTTTTTTTCCGCAAAGAACGAAAGCCGTTTAAGATAGGCATCCTGCACTGAATAGTCGGCAAAATCGAAGATAAGTACAGAGGGAAACTGTTCCCATGAAAACAGCTCGTAAGACGGCTGCCGCCATTGCTCTTGCGGCCAGCCCGGAATAAGCCCCGGATCAGCAGTAATAGGAGTTATCAGAGAGGGGGTAGAATATTCGATCGTAATACCACAGACCATGGTTGCCGCATCGGGCGTATCATCAAACCCAACCGT from the Treponema medium genome contains:
- a CDS encoding Smr/MutS family protein, yielding MNFEEILNQWETQTQHPYGKKRLRNEAKNPVAVAYTVENTQTLNLMDYWLRRYGVYDKDANSSENTTLVDNQAEKRRLRTMRPQAEIDLHGMTLEEAYGALVTFFEDSVRRDYQKILIIHGKGNHSQNGPVLARFVQKFLETNTHAGETGHPKGRDGGTGSTWVILK
- a CDS encoding threonine/serine exporter family protein is translated as MPIYAHTVISFVSCLGFGVLFNVQKRTLLLAAVNGAIGWTILLVLDIPQVSYIFANLLSAIVVGLLAELFAVIQKTPATSFIVIGIIPLVPGFRVYRSMLFFVRGDLDQGLAEGVHSCFMAVAIAVGIILSTSIVRMIRHPIKDYIKKKI
- a CDS encoding threonine/serine exporter family protein; translation: MLTRHALVMQIALYAGELLVRNGAEMYRAEETIMRISEAGGVHDVTPFVTPTILFIAKGEGENVLYTKNITKRSNNITKITLVSDFSRKFVEGTVDISEAMDYLRKIDEYKGYSYPFLLFAAGIGCGLFAVLVGGKFGDFVAAFFASYIAVFISDKIMVRSRTVFTGNFVASMFVGIISIISFEIKLVDNLDNIIVGAALALVPGVAFTAGIRDFISGDLLSGIARIGEAILVAIAIAFGVGSILMLYSILGGL